A part of Desulfotomaculum nigrificans DSM 574 genomic DNA contains:
- a CDS encoding D-alanyl-D-alanine carboxypeptidase family protein: MAKKILSVIVIVWLCLGSIPYAWAGAPEISGEAAVLIDAGTGQVLYGKDEHKRMYPASTTKTLTALVALEHAKLTDLVTIGPNALQAGGTSIGLTEGEKIPLKDLLYALMLNSANDAGVAIAEHISGSVEKFAALSNQEAKKIGAKDTHFTNPHGMPDKNHYSTAYDLALIARQAMQNQEFRRIVSTVHYQVSRADPNAQKYLFNHNKLLWSKIYGYQGTTGVKTGYTVEAGQCVIASAQRDGRELIAVVLHSDGSNIWSDATKLLDYGFTNFHSRQVVKGGQVMANIPVKYGKSPNVDLVASRDFYYTFPLEGADDLQISVQPQKEVKAPVTRGQVLGSILLSQNGKQVGKVDLVAQGNVAKDWIAYLTPSFWVVLPLLFLFWLRHRIRIYRLRQKRLARQRRYYGAYEE; encoded by the coding sequence GTGGCAAAGAAAATATTATCAGTTATAGTCATAGTATGGTTATGCCTTGGCAGCATTCCTTATGCCTGGGCCGGGGCACCTGAGATTTCCGGGGAAGCCGCGGTCTTAATAGATGCCGGAACGGGGCAGGTACTTTACGGCAAGGATGAACATAAACGTATGTACCCGGCCAGTACCACCAAAACCCTGACAGCTCTGGTGGCACTGGAACACGCCAAACTAACTGATTTGGTGACCATCGGCCCCAATGCCCTGCAGGCCGGTGGAACTTCTATTGGGCTAACCGAAGGGGAAAAAATACCCTTAAAGGATTTGCTCTATGCTTTAATGTTAAATTCCGCCAATGATGCCGGGGTGGCCATTGCTGAACATATTTCCGGCTCGGTGGAAAAATTTGCTGCTTTAAGCAACCAGGAAGCCAAGAAAATAGGGGCTAAGGATACACATTTCACCAACCCCCACGGTATGCCGGATAAGAATCATTACAGTACTGCCTATGATCTGGCCCTGATTGCACGTCAGGCCATGCAAAATCAGGAATTCCGCCGGATAGTTTCCACGGTGCATTACCAGGTTTCCAGAGCTGACCCCAATGCCCAAAAATATTTATTTAATCACAACAAGCTCCTATGGAGTAAGATTTATGGTTATCAAGGTACCACCGGGGTGAAAACCGGCTATACCGTGGAAGCCGGCCAGTGCGTGATTGCCTCGGCCCAAAGGGATGGCCGCGAGTTAATTGCGGTGGTACTGCACAGTGATGGCAGTAATATCTGGTCTGATGCCACCAAACTATTGGATTATGGGTTTACTAACTTTCATAGCCGGCAAGTGGTTAAAGGTGGTCAGGTAATGGCCAATATACCGGTTAAATATGGTAAAAGCCCTAATGTGGACTTGGTGGCCAGTCGGGATTTTTACTATACCTTTCCGCTAGAGGGTGCCGACGACCTGCAGATTTCCGTACAACCCCAAAAGGAAGTTAAGGCACCGGTGACCAGGGGGCAGGTGTTGGGTTCAATTCTGCTGAGTCAAAATGGTAAACAAGTGGGTAAAGTTGACCTGGTGGCCCAGGGAAATGTGGCCAAGGACTGGATAGCCTACTTAACACCATCATTTTGGGTGGTACTGCCATTGTTATTCTTGTTTTGGCTGCGCCATAGAATAAGAATCTACCGTTTGCGCCAAAAAAGATTGGCCCGGCAGAGACGGTATTACGGGGCCTATGAGGAATAA
- the feoB gene encoding ferrous iron transport protein B — MSHCHSCHVQIDIPEGARRIVLVGNPNAGKSVFFNSLTGMYVDVSNYPGTTLEISHGRYQGDVVIDTPGVYGISSFNDEERVARDVILSADVVINVVNAVYLERDLFLTQQVIDTGVPVIVALNMVDEAARQGIKIDHQLLSDLLGVPVIPTVAIKKQGLTELKQSIWQARPGHSDEELQKQLDQLLNQVGSRGDALLILEGDSTVAERHGLQPFNLREEIYLKRRQRVNQVVSQVVKEVNKKTALGQALSRLMIKPLTGVPILLLTLYAMYQIIGVFVAGTVVGFTEETIMIGHFEPFVRSVVGQFISEKSALGTILIGEFGLLTMTFTYVLGLLMPLVIGFYFFLSLFEDSGYLPRIATLVDRVLTSIGLNGRAVIPLILGFGCVTMATITTRLLGSERERRIAIFLLGLVIPCSAQLGVISGMLASVGPAFVALYTLVILSVLVVVGTLMNSLLSGQSSDLLIDLPPLRLPRISNVVTKTSIKSYQFLKEAFPLFALGALLISTFQVSGILAFLQNALSPPTVSWLGLPKEAATAFIMGIVRRDFGAAGLAGMPLTPIQTVVSLITITLFVPCIASILVMFKERSKKEAAIMWLSTWVIAFLIGGTVNQLATLLGTSTTQQILTVMGAISLIASLIILAVRLFKGHSQRPNLNQSN; from the coding sequence ATGTCCCACTGTCATAGCTGCCATGTACAAATCGATATTCCGGAGGGCGCCAGGCGCATAGTTCTAGTGGGCAACCCCAATGCCGGAAAATCTGTGTTTTTTAACAGTCTAACAGGTATGTACGTGGATGTCTCCAACTACCCCGGCACTACTCTGGAAATTTCCCACGGTCGTTATCAAGGGGATGTAGTGATAGATACCCCTGGAGTATACGGCATATCTTCCTTTAATGATGAAGAAAGGGTAGCCCGGGACGTTATTTTGTCCGCTGATGTGGTAATTAACGTAGTTAACGCAGTTTACCTGGAAAGGGATTTGTTTTTAACCCAGCAGGTTATTGACACCGGCGTACCGGTAATAGTGGCCCTGAATATGGTTGATGAAGCCGCCAGACAGGGTATTAAAATTGATCATCAGTTATTAAGTGACTTACTGGGGGTACCGGTGATACCCACCGTAGCCATAAAAAAACAAGGTCTAACGGAATTAAAGCAGAGCATTTGGCAGGCCCGCCCGGGGCATTCCGATGAGGAACTGCAAAAGCAATTGGATCAACTGTTAAACCAGGTAGGTAGTCGCGGTGATGCCTTGTTAATTTTGGAAGGTGACAGTACGGTGGCCGAGCGTCATGGGCTACAGCCTTTTAATCTACGGGAAGAAATCTATCTGAAGCGGCGTCAGCGGGTTAACCAGGTGGTTAGTCAGGTAGTTAAAGAGGTTAACAAAAAGACCGCTTTGGGCCAAGCTCTCAGTCGTCTAATGATTAAACCCCTGACCGGTGTGCCTATTCTTTTACTTACCCTCTACGCCATGTATCAAATCATTGGTGTTTTCGTGGCCGGTACCGTGGTGGGTTTTACCGAGGAAACTATCATGATTGGTCACTTTGAGCCCTTTGTTAGATCAGTGGTAGGTCAGTTTATCAGTGAGAAATCTGCCCTGGGTACTATCCTTATCGGTGAATTTGGCTTGTTAACCATGACCTTCACTTATGTACTGGGCCTATTAATGCCCCTGGTAATTGGTTTCTACTTTTTCCTTTCATTATTTGAGGATTCGGGTTACCTACCCCGCATCGCCACCCTGGTGGACCGGGTGTTGACCAGTATTGGCCTAAACGGTCGGGCAGTTATCCCCCTCATCCTTGGTTTTGGTTGTGTAACCATGGCCACCATTACTACCCGGCTTTTGGGCTCAGAACGGGAAAGACGCATTGCCATCTTTTTGCTGGGTTTAGTTATCCCTTGTTCAGCCCAATTGGGTGTTATCAGCGGTATGTTGGCGTCTGTAGGCCCTGCCTTTGTGGCTCTTTACACCCTGGTTATTCTGTCTGTGCTGGTGGTGGTGGGCACCTTGATGAATTCCCTGCTATCCGGGCAATCATCGGACCTGTTAATTGACTTACCACCGCTGCGCTTACCCCGCATCAGCAACGTAGTTACTAAAACAAGTATTAAATCTTACCAGTTTTTGAAGGAAGCTTTCCCGCTCTTTGCCCTGGGGGCACTCTTAATCAGTACCTTCCAGGTAAGCGGTATCCTGGCCTTCTTACAAAATGCCCTCTCTCCCCCGACCGTTAGTTGGTTGGGTCTGCCCAAAGAGGCTGCCACAGCCTTCATTATGGGCATTGTGCGCCGGGATTTTGGGGCAGCCGGTTTAGCCGGTATGCCTTTAACCCCCATTCAGACGGTGGTCTCTTTAATTACCATTACCCTATTTGTGCCCTGTATTGCCTCCATCCTGGTAATGTTTAAAGAACGTTCCAAAAAGGAAGCAGCCATAATGTGGCTTAGCACCTGGGTTATCGCCTTCCTCATCGGTGGTACCGTCAACCAGCTGGCCACTCTGCTGGGCACCTCTACCACGCAGCAGATTCTTACCGTGATGGGAGCGATATCCCTGATCGCCTCGCTGATAATTTTAGCAGTTAGGTTATTTAAAGGACACAGCCAGCGTCCCAACTTAAATCAATCTAACTAG
- a CDS encoding sigma 54-interacting transcriptional regulator, giving the protein MDTLCLRIEFDDRVGIVLDVSRVVSPKNINIISLEVLPNNMYLEIEAISEPQASVLIRELMSIASVKQVATIELMPHEERERQLRAVLDSVSEGIIAVDRQGSITVYNPACEKILQLPAAKAVGRNVADVISANIPMLKSLKSGESYDNREMIINTPRGRHHYLSTGRPIKDQAGRVIGMVAALKDMSQVRDLVYSVTKPSMLTFDDIIYGSDAMERVIALAKRVARSDSTVVIRGESGTGKELFARAIHMESNRRHKPFVPLNCATLPDSLLESELFGYADGAFTGAKKGGKQGLFEFANEGTLFLDEIGELSPHLQAKLLRVLQDGKVRRIGERHETAVNVRVIAATNRNLEEMMARGDFREDLYYRLNVFPIRLPALRERREDIPFLVQHFIKKIAKQQDKDLTGISAEALRILIKHNWVGNVRELENVIERAINLVENGEIKPEHIILDVLDGTPLDKVSHRSKVQESTDVAGLKEVVARAELDALKQALKTHGSARKAAKALGVSHTTVLNKIKRFGLQI; this is encoded by the coding sequence GTGGATACCCTTTGTCTACGTATTGAGTTTGATGACCGGGTTGGTATTGTGCTTGACGTTTCCCGGGTGGTATCACCCAAAAATATTAATATTATATCCCTTGAGGTTTTGCCTAATAACATGTACCTGGAAATTGAGGCCATATCTGAGCCGCAGGCCAGCGTCTTAATCCGGGAACTAATGTCCATTGCCAGCGTTAAACAGGTGGCAACCATTGAACTGATGCCCCATGAAGAAAGGGAGCGGCAATTAAGAGCGGTGTTGGATTCTGTTAGCGAGGGGATTATTGCCGTGGACCGCCAGGGGAGTATTACTGTATATAATCCGGCCTGTGAAAAAATCCTCCAACTGCCTGCGGCAAAAGCGGTGGGCCGCAATGTGGCAGATGTGATTTCGGCCAATATACCCATGCTTAAGAGTCTCAAAAGCGGTGAAAGTTATGATAACCGGGAAATGATTATTAATACGCCCCGGGGTAGACACCATTATCTGAGTACCGGCCGACCCATTAAGGATCAGGCGGGCAGGGTTATTGGTATGGTGGCCGCACTGAAGGATATGTCCCAGGTGCGGGATTTGGTTTATTCAGTTACCAAGCCCTCTATGCTAACCTTTGACGATATTATTTATGGCAGCGATGCGATGGAAAGAGTAATTGCCCTGGCTAAAAGAGTGGCCCGCAGTGACTCTACTGTGGTTATCAGGGGTGAGAGTGGCACCGGTAAGGAATTGTTTGCCCGGGCTATTCATATGGAGAGCAACCGCCGCCACAAGCCCTTTGTACCTTTAAACTGTGCGACCCTGCCGGATTCTCTGTTGGAAAGTGAGCTTTTCGGATATGCCGATGGAGCCTTTACCGGGGCTAAAAAGGGCGGTAAACAAGGTTTATTTGAATTTGCTAACGAAGGGACACTATTCCTTGATGAGATTGGTGAGCTGTCACCCCATTTGCAGGCCAAGCTTTTACGGGTGCTGCAGGATGGCAAGGTGAGGCGGATTGGCGAGCGACATGAGACTGCTGTCAATGTACGGGTAATTGCCGCTACCAACAGGAACCTGGAGGAAATGATGGCCCGGGGTGACTTCCGGGAAGATTTATATTATCGCTTGAATGTATTTCCTATTCGACTACCGGCCCTGCGGGAACGCCGGGAAGACATACCTTTTTTAGTTCAGCATTTTATTAAAAAAATAGCTAAACAACAAGATAAAGATTTAACCGGAATTTCCGCCGAGGCCCTGCGTATATTAATTAAACATAACTGGGTGGGCAATGTGCGGGAGTTAGAAAACGTGATCGAACGGGCCATCAACCTGGTGGAAAACGGCGAGATTAAACCGGAACACATTATCCTGGACGTCCTGGACGGCACCCCCTTAGACAAGGTTAGTCACCGTTCTAAAGTACAGGAATCCACAGACGTGGCTGGTCTCAAAGAAGTGGTGGCCCGGGCAGAATTAGATGCCTTAAAGCAGGCCCTAAAAACCCACGGCAGTGCCCGCAAGGCTGCCAAGGCCCTGGGTGTTTCCCATACCACGGTATTAAACAAGATTAAACGGTTTGGGTTACAGATTTAG
- a CDS encoding histidinol-phosphatase: protein MLVDYHIHTFRCGHAVGTVDEYAAAARRQGLREFGFADHLPLYWLPEEKRDPALAMPWSHLPLYMAEVNQARQKNPDLSIKLGLEADFIPGFEQDLREILSSLPLDYVLGSVHFLGDWAFDDPGLIEEYKNHDINELYQTYFNHVQQAAASGLFDIMSHPDLIKKFGFKPTVPLDELYRETVAVFKENDVCVDVNTAGWRYPCAELYPSPEFLKLCLTYGVPVTLGSDAHKPEQVAAGIKEAAALLKEIGFTQVAVFSQRKRSMVDL from the coding sequence ATGCTGGTGGATTATCATATACATACCTTTAGATGTGGCCATGCTGTGGGAACAGTGGATGAATATGCGGCCGCGGCCCGTCGTCAAGGACTGAGGGAGTTTGGTTTTGCCGACCATTTACCGCTCTACTGGTTACCCGAAGAGAAACGGGACCCCGCATTGGCCATGCCCTGGTCCCATCTGCCCCTTTATATGGCGGAGGTAAATCAAGCCCGGCAAAAGAATCCGGATTTATCCATTAAACTAGGGCTGGAGGCGGATTTTATTCCTGGCTTTGAGCAGGATTTAAGAGAAATACTGTCCTCCCTGCCGTTGGATTATGTTTTAGGCTCAGTACACTTCCTGGGGGACTGGGCCTTTGATGATCCGGGACTAATTGAGGAATATAAAAATCACGACATTAATGAACTGTATCAAACCTACTTTAACCATGTCCAGCAGGCGGCAGCCTCCGGGTTGTTTGATATTATGTCTCACCCTGATTTAATTAAGAAGTTTGGTTTTAAACCCACCGTCCCCCTGGACGAACTATACCGGGAAACAGTTGCGGTATTCAAGGAAAATGATGTCTGTGTAGATGTCAACACCGCCGGTTGGCGTTATCCCTGTGCTGAGTTGTATCCATCGCCGGAGTTTCTTAAGCTGTGCCTCACCTACGGTGTACCGGTGACCCTGGGCTCGGACGCACACAAACCGGAACAGGTGGCAGCGGGGATAAAGGAGGCTGCAGCTTTATTAAAGGAAATAGGCTTTACGCAAGTGGCAGTTTTTAGCCAGAGAAAACGCAGCATGGTAGATTTATAG
- the rsmH gene encoding 16S rRNA (cytosine(1402)-N(4))-methyltransferase RsmH produces MEFKHISVLLKESINGLNINPQGIYVDCTLGGAGHSTEILRRLGPGGRLIGLDQDPAAIANAEQRLQRFAGRFQAVRANFVGIKQVLAELGISTVDGVLFDLGVSSYQLDTPERGFSYMHDAELDMRMDPDQPTSAKELVNDLPEEELTNIIRKYGEERWAKRIASFIVRERQRRPITTTGQLVEIIKAAVPANARREGPHPAKRTFQALRIAVNNELGILKGAIQGAVQVLKPGGRICVITFHSLEDRIIKDTFKELANPCTCPPSFPVCNCGKQPQVKIITNKPIEPGAEELAYNPRARSAKLRIAEKL; encoded by the coding sequence ATGGAATTTAAGCATATATCAGTTTTACTGAAGGAATCAATAAATGGTTTAAATATTAACCCCCAGGGAATTTATGTGGATTGCACCTTGGGCGGCGCAGGACATAGTACGGAGATTTTGCGCCGTCTGGGCCCCGGGGGGCGTCTCATTGGTTTAGACCAGGACCCGGCGGCGATAGCTAACGCTGAACAGCGGTTACAGCGTTTTGCCGGCCGGTTTCAGGCCGTTAGAGCAAATTTTGTCGGCATCAAACAGGTTTTGGCTGAACTGGGCATCAGCACAGTGGATGGAGTGCTTTTTGATTTAGGGGTTTCCTCCTATCAATTGGATACTCCGGAACGTGGTTTTAGCTATATGCATGATGCTGAATTGGACATGCGCATGGACCCGGATCAACCCACCAGCGCTAAGGAACTGGTGAATGACCTCCCGGAAGAGGAATTAACCAATATCATTCGTAAATACGGGGAAGAACGCTGGGCCAAGCGTATTGCTTCCTTTATCGTCAGAGAAAGGCAACGGCGGCCCATCACCACCACCGGGCAGTTAGTGGAAATTATCAAAGCAGCTGTACCGGCCAATGCCCGCCGGGAAGGACCCCACCCAGCCAAGCGAACCTTTCAAGCTTTACGTATCGCGGTTAATAATGAACTGGGTATCCTGAAAGGGGCCATCCAGGGTGCAGTACAAGTTCTGAAACCGGGTGGCCGTATTTGTGTCATCACCTTTCATTCACTGGAAGACAGAATTATTAAGGATACCTTCAAGGAATTAGCCAACCCCTGTACCTGTCCCCCTTCATTTCCGGTATGCAACTGTGGTAAGCAGCCACAAGTGAAGATTATTACCAATAAACCCATCGAACCTGGTGCAGAGGAACTGGCATATAATCCCCGGGCCAGAAGTGCCAAGTTAAGAATTGCCGAGAAACTATAA
- the mraZ gene encoding division/cell wall cluster transcriptional repressor MraZ, whose product MFMGEFQHNIDPKGRLIIPARFREGLGDRFIVTKGLDNCLFVYPPAEWAEVEQKLKSLPFARADARAFVRFFFSGATECEVDKQGRILLPNNLREYARLDKETVIVGVSTRVEIWAKDEWDRYNAKAEASFEELAEKIVDLL is encoded by the coding sequence ATGTTCATGGGGGAATTCCAACACAATATTGACCCGAAGGGGCGTTTAATAATCCCTGCCCGCTTCCGCGAAGGCCTGGGTGACCGGTTTATTGTCACTAAAGGTTTAGACAACTGCCTTTTTGTCTACCCGCCCGCTGAATGGGCTGAGGTAGAGCAAAAGCTTAAGTCACTGCCTTTTGCCAGGGCAGATGCCCGGGCCTTTGTACGTTTTTTCTTTTCCGGAGCCACCGAATGCGAAGTGGATAAGCAAGGTCGTATTTTGCTGCCCAATAACCTGCGGGAATATGCCCGGTTGGACAAGGAAACCGTTATCGTAGGGGTGTCCACCCGGGTGGAAATATGGGCCAAGGATGAATGGGATCGTTACAATGCCAAGGCCGAAGCCTCCTTTGAGGAACTGGCCGAAAAGATTGTGGATTTGCTTTAG
- a CDS encoding Fur family transcriptional regulator, which translates to MHKIISQVREKLRSREYKLTPQRQQILEVLLENKDKHLSAEDVYNLVKQKAPDVGIATVYRTLELFLEFDIIHSVNFGDGRKRYEYGEDNEGHHHHHAICVQCGKIIEINEDLLEELEKQVARDYEFDIMDHELKIYGHCQDCRGKK; encoded by the coding sequence TTGCATAAGATTATATCTCAAGTGAGAGAGAAGTTGAGATCCCGGGAATATAAGCTAACACCCCAAAGGCAGCAAATCCTAGAGGTTCTGTTAGAAAACAAAGATAAACACCTAAGCGCTGAGGATGTTTATAACCTGGTCAAACAAAAGGCGCCAGATGTAGGCATAGCCACTGTTTACCGTACCCTGGAGCTGTTTTTGGAATTTGATATTATTCATAGTGTTAACTTTGGTGATGGACGCAAACGCTATGAGTATGGTGAAGATAATGAAGGACACCATCACCACCATGCCATTTGTGTTCAGTGTGGGAAAATCATTGAAATAAATGAGGACCTGTTGGAAGAATTAGAAAAACAAGTGGCCAGGGATTATGAATTTGACATCATGGATCATGAATTAAAAATATATGGTCATTGCCAGGATTGCCGGGGTAAGAAATAA
- a CDS encoding cell division protein FtsL: MSVAQEKFNYTLPEEQTFERSGARRRLSRQTIVRGKLLLTGSIFTLFLTGVAIAYYFAQIANVGYQISRLQNELDELQAEHEYLESQTNQLMSLQRIEAIATTKLGMVKPNTKEVVLVPALPANPQGEKKPTKTDRSQASSINQQAPKEDNQSGIKQPGSPVIGAFAELVNRWEKKL, translated from the coding sequence ATGAGTGTGGCTCAGGAAAAATTTAACTACACGTTGCCGGAAGAACAAACATTTGAACGATCCGGGGCCAGAAGGCGGTTATCCAGACAAACCATTGTCAGAGGTAAACTTTTATTAACCGGCTCGATCTTTACTTTGTTTCTCACAGGTGTGGCCATTGCTTATTATTTTGCGCAGATAGCTAATGTGGGCTATCAAATCAGCCGGTTACAAAACGAGTTAGATGAATTGCAAGCTGAACATGAGTATTTAGAAAGCCAAACTAATCAGTTAATGTCATTACAACGAATTGAGGCCATAGCCACCACTAAATTAGGTATGGTTAAACCAAACACTAAAGAAGTGGTGCTGGTTCCCGCTTTACCTGCCAATCCTCAGGGAGAAAAGAAACCAACAAAAACTGACCGGTCCCAGGCATCATCTATAAATCAGCAGGCCCCAAAAGAGGACAATCAGTCCGGTATAAAACAACCGGGCAGCCCGGTGATTGGGGCCTTTGCCGAATTAGTTAATCGTTGGGAGAAAAAACTCTAA
- a CDS encoding patatin-like phospholipase family protein — MIKKIGLALGGGFVRGAAHVGVLKVLEENGIKPQMIAGTSAGSIVASLYAAGWTVAELEEMILKLRPHMFLDEFAAVENFFFMTTKIFFDLLHLPYPFRSPLGIMRGIKLERFVRSKLGQNKFETAHIDLAVTTVDIVSGTKVIFVSRHNKTRLRSIKNQVFISGVPVWEAVRASTAVPGIFEPKRIGGYLLVDGGLRENVPAQVLKAMGAHTVIAVDLGNDGEETKEPRDVLDVLGQTIDIIGSDTLELVLDGNADVRIRPLLKGVGAWDFNKIPYMIEQGELATRELLPDILRVCGRR; from the coding sequence ATGATCAAAAAGATTGGTTTAGCCCTGGGTGGTGGCTTTGTGCGTGGGGCGGCCCATGTGGGAGTGCTGAAAGTTCTGGAGGAAAACGGCATTAAGCCCCAAATGATAGCGGGAACCAGTGCCGGCAGTATAGTGGCTTCACTTTATGCCGCCGGTTGGACCGTGGCAGAATTAGAGGAAATGATTCTTAAATTAAGACCCCACATGTTTTTGGATGAGTTTGCCGCGGTGGAAAATTTCTTTTTTATGACTACTAAAATATTTTTTGATTTACTTCATTTACCTTATCCTTTCAGGTCACCCCTGGGTATAATGCGAGGTATTAAGTTGGAACGATTTGTCCGGTCCAAACTAGGACAAAACAAATTCGAAACTGCCCATATTGATTTAGCAGTGACCACAGTAGATATAGTATCCGGCACCAAGGTGATCTTTGTCAGCCGTCATAATAAGACCCGTTTACGGTCAATCAAAAACCAGGTATTTATCAGCGGCGTACCCGTATGGGAGGCGGTACGGGCCAGTACTGCCGTACCGGGCATATTTGAACCTAAGCGAATTGGCGGTTATTTGCTGGTGGACGGGGGACTCCGGGAAAATGTGCCGGCCCAAGTGCTAAAGGCCATGGGTGCCCACACCGTTATAGCAGTGGATTTGGGTAATGACGGAGAGGAAACTAAAGAACCACGTGACGTTCTGGATGTGCTGGGACAGACCATTGACATTATAGGTTCCGACACCCTGGAACTGGTGTTGGACGGTAATGCTGATGTTCGCATCCGTCCTTTGTTAAAAGGGGTTGGAGCTTGGGATTTTAATAAAATTCCCTACATGATTGAGCAGGGTGAACTGGCCACCAGGGAGCTTTTGCCGGATATTTTAAGGGTATGCGGTAGAAGATAG
- a CDS encoding FeoA family protein produces the protein MTLDRIKRGQSFRITHIPNETVRSQAIRFGIAAGEWLTCEEVVPAGPIVIRKNHQQIALGRQLAREIDICLN, from the coding sequence ATGACTTTAGATCGGATTAAAAGAGGTCAGTCCTTTAGAATTACGCATATTCCTAACGAAACAGTGCGGTCCCAGGCCATCCGGTTTGGCATTGCCGCCGGGGAATGGCTTACCTGCGAGGAAGTTGTGCCGGCCGGACCCATTGTGATACGTAAAAATCATCAGCAAATTGCCCTGGGTCGACAATTGGCCAGGGAGATAGATATTTGCCTAAATTAA